TGCTGAAACAAGTGACAATTTTATATTGCCCAGAATGCGAGACCTATTTGCAGCCTCCAAAGACTCGAATCAGGGCTCTGCTAGAATCAAGGGAGCTTCTAACATTTTGCCTAAAAAGGTTGAACCTGGATAAAGCCAAAGTCACATTGGTCCATGCCGAGTTTGTGTGGACCGAACCACACTCGAAGAGGCTCAAGGTTAAATTGAGAATTCAGAAAGAAGTCCTCCACGGGGCAGTTCTAGAACAAGCTTATATTGTTGAGTATGTTGTGCACCATAATATGTGTGACTATTGTAATAGGCTTCAGGCAAATCCAGATCAGTGGGTGGCATCAGTTCAACTCCGGCAACACGTTCCTCACAGGAGGACTTTCTTCTACCTCGAGCAACTTATTCTTAAACATGATGCTGTTTCCCAAGCTATCAGAATTAAGCAGATCGTTCATGGAATCGATTTCTTCTTCTCCAACAGGAGTCATGCTGTGAAATTTCTGGAGTTTGTTGGTAAAGTTGCTCCCATCAAGAGTCGTAGTGACAAAGAGCTTGTTTCTCAGGATTCCAAGAGCAACACTTACAATTATAAGCACACCTTCTCAGTTGAGATTTGCCCCATTTGCCGCGAGGATCTGGTGTGTCTTCCTCCTAAAGTTTCAAACAATCTCGGGAATCTGGGCCCACTTGTGATTTGTACAAGACTGACCAACAGTATAATGTTGATGGATCCAAACACCTTGAGGTACTGTTTTCTGGATGCTGATCAATACTGGAGATCACCTTTCAAAAGCCTGCTTAATAGTAGGCGGCTGGTGGAATATATCGTGCTAGATATCGACAATGTTTCACCTGAAGTTAACGTTTCTGGGTCAAGGTACGCTTTGGCCGATGCCCAAGTAGCCCGTGTATCAGATTTTGGAAGGAACGATACCATATTTCACATCAGGACACACTTGGGTCATCTTCTGAGTCCCGGGGATTACGCCCTTGGTTATGATATATATGGGGCTAACCCTAATGACTCCGAATTGGACAAATACAGAAGTCTTGTTCTTCCCGAAGTCATATTGCTAAAGAAGAGCTACGAAGAGAAGCGTCAAAGAAAGCGTGGGAAGCCCCGTGCTTGGAAGCTTAAGAAACTTAACATGGAGGTCGATGACTCGGGTAACGCTAGAGTTGACCAGGATAAGGTGGCGAATGAGTACGAAGAGTTTTTGAGAGATTTGGAAGAAAATCCTGATCTGAGGTTTAACGTGTCATTGTACCGCGATAAGGAATACCAACCATCGGAAACAGCTTCTATGACTGATGATGGTGAACAGGTGCCCTCTGTGCCCCTGGATGAGCTGCTTGCTGAACTTGATATaaaagatgaagatgatgaagaagCAGAAGGCAGTAACATGAAGGAGTGAATGCGATGAGCTCTTTTAGAATCTGTAAAGTTTCTTTGTCAATTGCAATTCTGCTTTTGAAAGGTCCATTCCTCTGTTTTTGTTTAAAATTCCATACTTTTTTTTGGTCTTCTGGAGTGTTATATGCATCCCTTCTGAATACATTAGCTTTCTTTAATCTTTTGCACTTTACTACTACTACTAGCTCTCTATTCCCCCaatcctttctctctctttttttgtgtgtgtgtgtgtgagagagagagattaTCGTATGCAAAACCACTTACCACCTAAAACTCTGGACAAAAGTAAGTgaaacaactaatctgggaagGAGGGAGTATTCCGTGATAAAAGTTGTATGTTTAACGGTTTCTCCTAAGCCTATAATTAAAAACCTTGTGATATTTCTAAACTCAAGTCTCTATTGAATGGTCAATCAATTAGTTTGTTCATCAAGTCTATATTTCTGAATACGAGGTATACAAAAACGCACACATAATAGTAATTACTAGTTTTGAACCGTGCATCGTTAATTTTcgtacatattttttttattatatcatCGTATACAAATAAGCGTTTTATAAGTTATACGTGTAATAAAAAGTTATGATATATCCCTTTTCAAGTTAGAGTAAAAATGTGTtcttaatatttaaaatgtaaatGCATAAGGCACTCGTAGTAAAATCGGAGTTATGAAATGGGAAATTCAATAAAGGTAAAACTCGAGTTAGTTATTCGTGTGATCTCACCAAAATCATTACATATACCTTGTATAAGCATAGACTCCTCTGTCCTTATTTTTTCGCCCCATTTTAATCCATCCTTTATAGATTACTTCATTTTCGTATATTGTCTTAAATTTACCCCATTGACCCCATTTACTTTGCTTTCGGTTTCCTTCATTTTCCTTCAATATATCATAGTTTGACTAAATTTGTACACATtcaaaataatattttcaaataGTTAAACTCTAAATCGTGAATCTCATTTAAGAAAAAGGCTCGTTTATGATCTTGGTTCGATTAATAAACGAGACGTTCATAAACTGTTCACGAACAGAAAATCTCTTAAACAAACCGAACTTGAACAGAATTTTGAGCTTGGTTGAAAGCTCGAGCTCGTATTCGAGCTCGCTTAAGTTAAATGAACACGAACATGAACAAATAGTACTATGCTCGGCCCGTTTGCACCCCTTTACTCACTTCATATTAGGAAATGAAATTTCTTGAATCCCCCCTCAATCCCTTCAATCTTAGTTAGTGGATCGAGTAGGTTCATAGCAGTACAACAGTACCGTATGTGATTCCTTTCCCATAATATACCAAACAACTAATAATGATAATAGATAATGTTATTTTTTCCCCTTCTTATCTGTTTCCATTCCGGTTTTAAGTTTAAACCCTTTAATTAGCCTAGCCTGCTCCTTTTTTCTCGGGTTTATATATATTAGAATTACAAGTAAAAAGATACAGATAGTAATTCAACCGAGACAATGGATGAGAACTTCCCACCTTCAGAGCGCAACAAACCCATCTTAGATGATGCTAATGGTATGTCCCTTATTTCATTAAACCTCTTTCTTAATTAGtattcatttgttcctttgtctaCTGAAAATCTCATTGGTTTTCCTTAATTATATGTCCAGAGTACCATTTTTGAGAGACTTTAAGTGAATtgtttatataattatatgcAGGAGTAGTGCGACTAGTGAGAGAACAACCACCTGAACACTGCATTCTTAAAGTCAACTCATTTTCTCTTCTTCAAAGAGTAGTCTCCAAATCTACGAGAAAAAACTTTGAATCAACAGAGTTTAAGGCAGGGGGGCATACTTGGTGAGTAGCATACCAATCCATTGGTAAaaggtacacccggttgtaTGTAGCTCTACATGCAACCGGGTAGTTTTGGTTTTTAATCCCTCAAAAAGCacaattttatagtttaaaaCATATTTTTACGGGTTAAAGTACATTTTTATATCTTAGAAGTAGATACATTTCAAAAGAACACATTGTAATTACAAAAGAACATACGAGCGCGAAGAATTCGAGAGGATATGTAAACTGATGTTGGTTGCTCACCTTTTAAGTTTAGGTTTTTTCCCAATTGGAAGAAAACATTCAATATCATAATATTTGAAAAACATATGTGcattaaaattgtaaaaatgggcttttaaattgaaaaatgtGCTATTAAACTGAAAATGTGCTATTAAACTGAAAATGTGGTTTTAAACTGAAAAATGTGCTTTTTTTTGAGggattagaaaatacaaaacgatCCGGTTGTATGTAGAGCTACATACAACTAGGTGTACCTAATAATTTGTGCCATGTAAGTCAACTTATATATGTTTTTAGACTTTGATCtattttgtgttttctttagGGTGTTGTCTGTGTATCCCGAAGGAAACGAAGAAGATGGAGTTGGTCATCTCTCACTATATGTAGCTATGGTTGACAAACTCAGCTCTGACACTTTCGTAAATGTGACACTGCGGTTTTTCATTTATGATCAAATTAGGGATAACTATATGAGTATCCTAGGTTTGGGCTTGTCACTCAATTTACATTCATGCTTCACCTTTGAAATTTATGTTACCTTTTCCAAATTATTACTCCATTCGTTTCGAAATAATGGGAACGGTTTCCTTAAATGGATGTTTCAACAGTGTGTTTTATTCTAATTTTGGTATATGACTCATCATATTTAAtgaatttacaatttttcactCAATCTACTTTTATATTCTCTTTTTTTACTCATAACTTTCCACACAACCTATTTCTTTATTCTTCTCTTCTTACACCACTCCACTCAACCTATTCttttattattcttttcttATAACATTCCACTTTTCCCATACTTATTTCTTACATTCCAATCACTTATCTTGGTTGTTGTGAAATGCGTAAGTGTCTCCATTATTTCGAGACGGAGGTAGTACTAAACAATAAGCTAGAATTTGATGAAAtttccttgatttttttaaaaatttgatTCAGATTTAAGAGACAAGCGGTTCCACACACTGAAGAGCGTATGGGGAATTCCAAAAGCTCTTCCTCTTGATTCTTTCACTGATGCGTCTAATGGATTTTTAGTTCATGATTGCTGTGTTTTTGGCGCCGAGGTACTAGTAAAGGATAGCCATATCAAAAGATctattgtactccctccgtcccggaatacttgacctgtttttttttatcgggtcgtcccttaatacttgacctgtttctaaaaatggaaatattctaacaatattatattatttctcactccacctctattaacccacctaccccttactccatacaaaaataattaaaaattcaacccctactctccctcaaccccacctctttacacattttccactaactacattaaaataataccccactatcaactactacctattaaattaaataagtcaattcaagtccctttaaactctgtgccgatcAAATcgagtcgagtattccgggacggagggagtatcacttTTGGAGGCAAAACGTGACATGACCTACACTTGGAAAATCGAAAACTTCTCTGGATTAAATAATCCATCATATTCTCCTGTTTTCAGTTTTGGTGAATGGTCTTGGTAAGTTTAATACTTGATCGTGTTACCATTCTTCTCGTTAtaatattcagttatatgtttGATAAAAATAAATACGTACAATTATTGAATACAAAATCTTAGGTGCACCAAATGGTGTATTTATATCTATAGTTGTACCCTCTCACATTTTTCCTTCACATGATCTATCTGTATTTAGTAGAAGGTACACATGGTTGCATGTAGATCTACGTGTAATCGGGTCGTTTATTATTTCTAACCCCTCACAAAGcacatttttatatttaaaaggAGATTTCTACAAAGTAAAATCACATCTTTACAGCTTAAAAGCACATATTGTTAATAATAGAACATATTATTAAAAGGTATTCAATTAACGGGTAAGGAAATAAAAATCTACACTTTAATAAATTGGGGTTCTCAAACTTTAGTGCAAAGGATTGAGAGGACATGTAAATTTTTGTTGGTTGCTTACCTCTTAGGTTTAGATTTTTTCTTAATTAGAagaaatactccgtattatagtATTTAAAAAAACATGTGTGTGTTAAAATTGTAAAAATATGCTTAAAACCGTAAAAATATGTTTTTGGAGgggttaaaaattataaaacaacCCGGTTGCACATAGCTCTACATGCAACCGGGTGTACCTTATAATTTACGATCTGCACAGGTGAAAGGAAAATGCGAGGAGGTGCACCTAGAATTAGGGGCACTTGTTCTCGTAATGTATCACTTAAGTgtaacttttaattattttaccgATGATGTGTAGGAAATTGTGCCTATATCCAAAAGGGCATGGCAAGAGCGAAGGAAAATACCTCTCGCTGTTTTTGCACCTAGTAAATCTCGATAACCTTGCTCTTGGGAGCAGGCTATGTGCTCAATTCTTTCTTTGTTTAAAGAATCAAGGACAACAAATAGACCAGAACAAATCTAGTAAGATCTGAGATCCTTTATACTTTCTTGTTCTTTCTTAAataacacaattatttaggccacggtttcaaacattaatatcttacATTTTGGATAAGAAAGAAAatttaaaagttgatatttaaaaacgatttattgagacgaatctaacaagacaccacacgactatgttttttttaaaatgtataaatcacaaaaggaagtcaaagaagtttgtgtgaatagtgttaaAAACTCAATTGTTTCATGTAaacaagaacggaggaagtattgaACATGTCAATATGTCATGCACTCGTACCTTAAAACTTTGTCATTTTTCTAGTTGGTTTTGCTTATGCTAAATTGTGTGTTATTGCAGTCTGTACCTGCTGGTTCCATACAGAATCAAGTAATTGGGGCTATCCTTCCTTCCTTTCACTCAGTGATCTTCACAACACTTCAAAAGGCTTCTTAATAGATAATACTTTAATTGTGGAAGTTACAATTGAAGCGATGTTTTTGCTGAAAGATACTTCCtctattcttttttaaatgacacaattatttaggcacgtttgccaatgcacgatttcaaacgttAATATCTTTTGTTAtggataagtaaaaattataaaaagttgatatttaaaaaatatttattgagacgaatctaataagatcccacacgactatgttttttcttatgtataaattacaAAAGTAAGTTAAAGGAacatgtgtgaatagtgtcgaaAGTACAAttatgtcatgtaaataagaacggaggaagtatctaGCTAACTCCAAACTTAAACATTGAATTGTCGAGATTTATTGTGTGTTATCGATCGACATGTGGATTTATTGTTCTATATGGAGAAAAGAGTTATGAATGTTTTTGTAGCGGCTAACGCGTCATTCATTTTGCTTAGTGGCTAGGCTCTGGTTTCAATTTGTACTGTGTGAATTTCATTACATGATAGTCATATTAGAGCTGGCAAAAAttgacccaacccaccaacccaacccgaacccaaccTAATAATAAAaggttgggtcaagattttcaacccgtttaattaaatgggtcaacccaacccaacccgtttaattaaatgggttgggtcaggttgaaattttcaacccgaaaACAACCCGCCTAACCCGTTTAAGTTCAAGCAAGTATGTAATATAGATCTGTAGAATGTgatttgaaagattttatttctcattttctcttcaacattgaataattatttgacgttttgattcatgtcaaatacatattgGAGTATTACTTTTTGCTATGAGATATGCCATAACAAAATCACCTCGCAATTCTATAGTCAAATCAATTTACActtaaaagtgggaaaaaaaattaagcgggtcaacttcaggtcaacccgtttatagttgggttgggttgggttgaaaatctcaacccgtttaattaaacaggtcgggttgggttgggaaaatctcaacccgtttataaatgggtcgacctgatttcgacccaacccaacccatttcCAGCTCTAAGTCATATGCTGAAATTATCTTTGACGAtggtacttcctccgtcccaaaGTTATAGTCCTGTTTCGGTGTTTTATTATTTGAACATGAAATATTTCTCATGTTACCCTCACAGCCTCACTTGATAAAGGaaatgtactttattccttttTACATGTACTATTTTCTCTTCCCTGTgtactttatttctttttacatgtaatatattctactttttcaacatcaatgtactatatttcaatttcccacacactatattccacttttcttaaaatcctTATTTTTAATCAAATAGGACTATAATTTTGAAACTGATGGAGTAATACATTATGTTTATTTCATTTTTGTCTCTCGAACTACATAGTTCTTGTGATCCTTTGTTTGTTCGTCCTATTGCGAAGctttaattaaaaaatgaaaagaaaatcatCGAACAAACATGCTGGGAGGGGAAAGTGCTCAAAATTAAGTTGGGCAAGAATAATGAATAGTTCGACATTACTATTAGTTTTATCTTTTTTCGTTTTAAGGTCTTAAGTTtcgacaatatttagttgttACAATCATACGTGTCAGTTTTCTTAG
This sequence is a window from Spinacia oleracea cultivar Varoflay chromosome 1, BTI_SOV_V1, whole genome shotgun sequence. Protein-coding genes within it:
- the LOC110792846 gene encoding uncharacterized protein; translated protein: MDENFPPSERNKPILDDANGVVRLVREQPPEHCILKVNSFSLLQRVVSKSTRKNFESTEFKAGGHTWVLSVYPEGNEEDGVGHLSLYVAMVDKLSSDTFVNVTLRFFIYDQIRDNYMSILGLGLSLNLHSCFTFEIYVTFSKLLLHSFRNNGNGFLKWMFQQCVLF
- the LOC110794348 gene encoding uncharacterized protein encodes the protein MAQENGMFVVHQTVGSVLCCKCGIPMQPNAANMCVRCLRSEIDITEGLLKQVTILYCPECETYLQPPKTRIRALLESRELLTFCLKRLNLDKAKVTLVHAEFVWTEPHSKRLKVKLRIQKEVLHGAVLEQAYIVEYVVHHNMCDYCNRLQANPDQWVASVQLRQHVPHRRTFFYLEQLILKHDAVSQAIRIKQIVHGIDFFFSNRSHAVKFLEFVGKVAPIKSRSDKELVSQDSKSNTYNYKHTFSVEICPICREDLVCLPPKVSNNLGNLGPLVICTRLTNSIMLMDPNTLRYCFLDADQYWRSPFKSLLNSRRLVEYIVLDIDNVSPEVNVSGSRYALADAQVARVSDFGRNDTIFHIRTHLGHLLSPGDYALGYDIYGANPNDSELDKYRSLVLPEVILLKKSYEEKRQRKRGKPRAWKLKKLNMEVDDSGNARVDQDKVANEYEEFLRDLEENPDLRFNVSLYRDKEYQPSETASMTDDGEQVPSVPLDELLAELDIKDEDDEEAEGSNMKE